aattagaaatgaaggtagaaaacgtatgtcatatcataatttatttattttaaattatgtatatgtttataaaatgttatataaaatatattaaccatatctaattgttctaagcttattaatcaaatttattttcattaatttaagaacaacttaattataattttattattaggtgtgaaatgactagtgatttataccctcattttaaatttgtttgttggtaaacagtactcatcaagaaaggctgtagtatagttgcaaattaaatttttttaaaaatttccattatctTTAACTATGTTGAATATTCATTCCCTCTATTCTAATTATAAAGATTGTGAGGAGTGGGTATCACAATAGTCTGCTGGGCAACAATTGAACCTAAGACCCCATTTTGAATCTGGCTCATTGAggtttaatatacatataaattatcagtgaattatattttgtacaaatttcttaattttctgaaGGTTTTCTAACCAATTTATAATCTTAAAAAATAAGAGGTCTGCTTTAGATACCTTCCATATAAGAATTCCATTCCATATAAACGTCTCGCATGTGTGATGAATTTGCTTAATCAATTGCAATTTATATAgaatacctacttttattataatatagcaaatagaagaaagaaattaacaactatgtaaaatatatatttatttgtgattatttcttaaatttccCCTCCAAATGAGCAAAAACTCTATGCATtggtacaataataaattaagttaattaaggTTGTCATTAAAACCTACTTCCTAATTACAGTTAACGTTTTAACTGTAGTCttaataattgttatcaattgtttCAGTTTTAAATCATCGAACGCATTAAAAAAGGCGaaagaaaaactaaaactactaacagaaataaaaataaaatgtgagcCCGTAAAGAAAAAACGAATTAAAATTGAGgtgcccaaaattaaaaaatcttcccAACCCGATCCACCGAAGCTTTGTGACTTATGTGGAGAGGTTTTCAAGAGTCAGGATAAATTGAACAATCACAAAAAGAAAATTCACTTTAAAAAAGCCATTAAATGTCCACATTGTGCAAAGATTATATCTTCTGAGAATCATTTGCGAAAGCACATAAAAAGAGCACACACAGAACAGAAGGATTTCATCTGTGCAGCCTGCGGCAGAGGGTTTGCCTTCAAAGCAGAGCTTCGCAGTCATAACAGATCTGTGCACGAGAAACATCTCCGTCCGAAGAAACAGTTTAAGTGTAAAATATGTTCAAAGACTTACAAGTGTTCTAAATCGGTTGTTGTGCATGAGAGATCAGTTCACacaggtatttatattttttccgtaCGTTaccggtgatacctaaaatcttgtattgtgcAGCTTAACGTCTTGCGTCATAAACTTTGCATCCTACCTCTCATGATTTAACTTTTTGCTAAATTTTGCAGTATTATCtgaaattgataataaataaataacttcttaatttataataatattatgaacagACTAGATTTGATCTGACTAGATTAGTTTATTTGAATTGAGGCTCTGAAATTACCagattgatttgaaaaaattcttcTACAAGCacttgaaatgtcaagttatgtcataatttaatttaatggtggttttaatagtcgaaaacttaaaattaaagttgcgagggttccaaacgcgccttggtccgagaagagcgcACAACAAACTCACTCATTTACCTTTACTCAGGTCAAAGGCCAGCAGTGTGCACCATATGCGCGAGCAGCTTCTACCACGAGGATTACCTGAAAGAGCACATGCGTCTACACACGGGGGAAACTCCCTTCAAATGTCCCATATGTGGGCGAGGGTACGCACAACGATGTAATATGAAGAGCCATCTCAGAATACACAGGGTATCTGAATTAGATGCACTCACATTGAGTAAACTTAGACCAAATTACTTGAGGCTACTCAAAGCCTAGGTATGTTATTAATGTAAGGGCTCGTTTACACGAGCGGCACTTTGCCAACGGCGTAGGCAACGGCTGCCGTCGCCGACGGATCGACGGCTACCGTCGACATGTCAGCGGCAGTTGTAGTCAGCTCTCTTTATACAGCTAGTTGCAAAATGGATTTCGGAAAAGAAAAATTGTTATTGATTTAATGCCGTAGACTTGGACAAAAAcgtagtaaattaatttttagtacAGTAAATACATACGAGCGgcacgttgccaacggcagATGCAACGGCTGCCGTCGCCTACGGATAGACGGCTACCGTCATGTCACTAGTTGCAATGGATTTCAAAAAAGAAACATTGTTATTGATTTAATAGACAACAatgtaaaacattattttttgttcaagttcatttcatttatgaaggtgcggatgacagttcatttcactcttggaagtttgccgcgattcacattattagtaggtacgtattatgaacgtcatacaggcgactgtcaccgtacccatgctatctaaaaaacactATAGTAAATATTGACGTGTCTTATCTCTATCCATTTTTACAATGAAACGAgcaaatacctacttttaaattattttctaacgtCGATGCTTCTTTTGTCgaacttacatttttttttttaaattcaacaaaTAGCAGTTCAACATAGATTTCGTTACTCATTTCGAGCTTATTTTGTAAGTCCACTCGTGTGCTCTCTTGAACTATTTGCAATCTACCGACAAAATGATGGAAACGACACGCTACAACAGCAAACGTCGCTATATTGGTGACTGCCGTTGATAGGTAGCGACGGCAGCAGTTGGCAGTTGTCACCGTGCCACTCGTGTAAATTAGCCATAACTACTTACTACCCTTGCGGATATAGATTGGGATTCATATATGGAGCtcattatattacattacttaGGTAATTTTGGCAGTTGGTATGGATGAGTGTTGTTATTTGCTATTGctattgacctcttataataaaaggacgcacaatcatgtagaaaatgtcacttaaaaactggccaatttaattttggcagttttagaattattgataaagaaaattatatctaaaggcctttaaatataggccaatattcagtataatcccaaattcaaccttaagtattgagtttaaggttgaatttgcaaatgcgactactcgaattgagtgccaagaagttgtatttggcactcattgagtggggaagttttttggtcgctgactgtgcatccactttttaacaGGAGATCGATGTATAATCCCGTTATCTAAATATCCGCATGGGATAGTTAGTAGAAATAAAgttgcaatatttattttttaattaatgaattctCAGAAGACCTACAAAGGATATACAAACTTGATGCAGTATTGAGTAAACTTGGATCATAATCACTTGAAACTAGTTAAAAGCCTAATCTAAAGTATagtaataataagtaggtagataatatCAAGTAACACAAAAGTGATCTTTTAGAAACATATTTTCTTGTCATTAGAGTAAAGTTTGAAATGGAGGCAAAAAGTGAAGGATAGGAGACTGACCGAttttttacatgaaaatgaACCGTTAAATGTCCAAATAATgatcttattatatatttattaactagcagATCCGatcaaacttcgctttgactcattccctacccctatcctattcttctcccaccctacctctactttactcctaccatactcctactcaaccctactcctaccctaagtatGCTGAGAACCAGGAAAAGGACATTTTCCTGATTCTCAGCTACCTCTTCACCAATTTTGACCCAAATCGATCCAGCAGATCTcgaagtgttgtaacaaacccgactttctttcatatatattagataataagatcattatttttggtgtttatgatatattatgaaataaaggATTTTTCGTTATAGAAATGACGAAGAATACTAAATTTCTGAACGTCCATACACAGTGGTTGGTCTCCTTTACATGGCGAAAACTTCTGTcaaaaccaaagattttatactattagatatgtcactagcgcgtcgaaactgaggcgaataaaagtagctaattgtcttaatttcatttaatagtttaaacaacgaaaataatttaaacaaaattaaacgaaaatgttcaggaagtgtaaaagctatataaacataaataaacacgaaattattcatgtgtgcgctcagtggagtaccTAAGTTCGGAACAcattttgtggtgattttgtagacacgcaACAtattatctaatagtataaaatctttggctgCCACACACTCGAGTGGCGAGGAAAGGAGGCAAATAAACACatgtttttaaagaaaaactgTTATAAATATAGCTgtcaaaatattgatttttattattttcatctgATCTTCCATGGTgcattaaaacaatatttgtttaataaaaatattataatattaagtataatttttgatctggttgatttaaatatttttggattGACAGGAGattgttaaattttatatactaatGTGAAGCTATtcgttatataatttatttttatttgaaaaaaggAGTGTTTcctaatttttgtttaaacaattaaaaagatatagtatgttaaaaatgcaataaattaCTGCCAAGTAATCaacagatattttttaatatattgttattcATTTTATCTAATTCTAATGTATGAGGTAGGTTTTTAAAGGAAGATGAATAAAAcacttgtttataaaaaaaaattatactgtaTTTCATTTTACATGACATTGTGAAATCTTGTGCCGCCGTTTCTTGTAAATTCTActaatctgaaaaaaaaagatacttaatttagttttttgctACTTAATTTAGTTAAGTACCAACTACAGTTGCTCTATGTATATTGTCTTCGGGCCTTTTGGGGTCTTTTAGTAAGgttgtaaaaacaaaatcaaaatgaaaattgagaaattatttaaaactagcagacgcccgcgacttcttccgcgtggaatttagttttacacaaatccctcaggaaccatggatttttccggaatagaaagtagcctatgttaatccagacttctatctctacttcaaatttcagatgATTCAGTTCAGTAGCCGGGGCGTGAAAGAGTAGAAAACATTcgtaccatcaaaatcatcaggtttttgcAGATTTcaggaatccatggattttttcgggataaaaagtaacctttgtgttactccagagtaaaatctattttcattccaaatttcagctaaatcgctttagtaaaaagtaacaaacatacaaccatacaaactttcgcgtttataatattagtaggattaagaaGCTTTCCCTTGACTGatgatacaaaaataaagaGATTATTGAGTGAGATTTTGGCGCCCTGACAACACGTTGCTTGGACAATCAA
This sequence is a window from Bicyclus anynana chromosome 16, ilBicAnyn1.1, whole genome shotgun sequence. Protein-coding genes within it:
- the LOC112046678 gene encoding zinc finger protein 540 isoform X1 yields the protein MSKTRKLLFNNYNLHDENNRLSLCRICLGNGAKIPIFEIDDEDNNILEKLSLCLKEKIEDVEGYPRLICKICKDILDSAYNFINKYKDTCKILQSGIDIVKQETEVPIENGLSEQEIEIDHIKHEIHPIVDSVSDDDGFSDDDKEFLAPLKLKMQLKVENEPKAVKKKRITRSTNTKEQTNKVASSILEGQFTWNGDQWCFKSSNALKKAKEKLKLLTEIKIKCEPVKKKRIKIEVPKIKKSSQPDPPKLCDLCGEVFKSQDKLNNHKKKIHFKKAIKCPHCAKIISSENHLRKHIKRAHTEQKDFICAACGRGFAFKAELRSHNRSVHEKHLRPKKQFKCKICSKTYKCSKSVVVHERSVHTGQRPAVCTICASSFYHEDYLKEHMRLHTGETPFKCPICGRGYAQRCNMKSHLRIHRVSELDALTLSKLRPNYLRLLKA
- the LOC112046678 gene encoding zinc finger protein OZF isoform X2; protein product: MSKTRKLLFNNYNLHDENNRLSLCRICLGNGAKIPIFEIDDEDNNILEKLSLCLKEKIEDVEGYPRLICKICKDILDSAYNFINKYKDTCKILQSGIDIVKQETEVPIENGLSEQEIEIDHIKHEIHPIVDSVSDDDGFSDDDKEFLAPLKLKMQLKVENEPKAVKKKRITRSTNTKEQTNKVASSILEGQFTWNGDQCFKSSNALKKAKEKLKLLTEIKIKCEPVKKKRIKIEVPKIKKSSQPDPPKLCDLCGEVFKSQDKLNNHKKKIHFKKAIKCPHCAKIISSENHLRKHIKRAHTEQKDFICAACGRGFAFKAELRSHNRSVHEKHLRPKKQFKCKICSKTYKCSKSVVVHERSVHTGQRPAVCTICASSFYHEDYLKEHMRLHTGETPFKCPICGRGYAQRCNMKSHLRIHRVSELDALTLSKLRPNYLRLLKA